The Enterococcus sp. 7F3_DIV0205 genome has a window encoding:
- a CDS encoding PTS sugar transporter subunit IIC has protein sequence QRHLRAIRDGIIATLPLIIIGSFFLIIAFPPLPADWGITQFLTSNAATILLPYRMTMYIMTLYATFGIGASLSKTYNLDVISGGILSTIAFLLTFVPVNIPAEALDAAGTAGFVLPMANLGGGGMFVGIITSILAVEIYRITDKSKFKITMPEQVPPAVARSFETLTPTLIVILGISTLTYFIGFDWHSTISKIVSPLVSAADTLPSVLLLIFLITFFWSFGIHGVSIVGSLARPLWLQLLDGNTAAMAAGKELPNIAAEPFYQWFIWIGGSGCTIGLALLLAFKTKSQFASKLGKATLAPAIFNINEPLIFGTPIVLNPILIIPFILTPMVTATIAWFATQLGLVNRVIFTAPWTLPGPIGAYLATGGDWRAAALSIVLIIVSVIIYYPFVMIYDNNELEKEHAIAE, from the coding sequence ATCAACGTCATTTACGTGCGATTAGAGATGGGATTATTGCAACATTACCATTGATTATTATTGGTTCGTTTTTCTTGATCATTGCTTTTCCGCCACTTCCGGCTGATTGGGGGATCACCCAGTTTTTAACATCAAACGCAGCGACGATTTTATTACCGTATCGCATGACGATGTATATCATGACCCTATACGCAACGTTTGGTATCGGTGCAAGTTTGTCAAAAACATATAATTTGGACGTTATCTCTGGTGGGATTTTATCCACGATTGCGTTTCTTTTGACGTTTGTTCCAGTTAATATTCCAGCTGAAGCATTGGATGCGGCAGGAACTGCTGGATTTGTTTTACCAATGGCTAATTTAGGTGGTGGAGGCATGTTCGTTGGAATTATTACCTCTATTTTAGCTGTTGAAATTTATCGAATCACGGATAAATCGAAATTCAAAATTACGATGCCAGAACAAGTTCCTCCGGCAGTAGCAAGATCATTTGAGACCTTAACACCAACATTAATTGTTATTTTAGGTATCTCTACGCTAACGTATTTCATCGGTTTTGATTGGCATTCTACTATTTCTAAGATTGTAAGCCCTTTAGTAAGTGCAGCTGATACTTTACCAAGTGTTTTATTGCTGATCTTTTTGATTACATTCTTTTGGTCATTTGGGATTCATGGTGTGTCTATTGTTGGATCATTAGCAAGACCATTATGGCTGCAACTGTTAGATGGAAATACTGCAGCAATGGCTGCTGGCAAAGAATTACCAAATATTGCAGCAGAACCGTTTTATCAATGGTTCATTTGGATCGGTGGTTCAGGTTGTACAATAGGATTAGCTCTTTTATTAGCTTTTAAAACAAAATCTCAGTTTGCGTCAAAACTAGGTAAAGCGACATTAGCTCCAGCGATTTTTAATATCAATGAACCTTTGATTTTTGGTACGCCGATTGTGTTGAATCCCATTTTGATCATTCCATTTATCTTAACACCAATGGTAACAGCTACAATTGCTTGGTTTGCTACTCAACTTGGCTTGGTCAATCGTGTGATTTTTACCGCCCCTTGGACATTGCCTGGACCGATCGGTGCCTATTTGGCAACAGGAGGAGATTGGCGTGCTGCAGCTTTAAGCATTGTCTTGATCATTGTTTCCGTTATAATTTATTATCCGTTTGTAATGATTTATGACAATAATGAATTAGAAAAAGAACATGCAATCGCTGAATAA